A portion of the Halopelagius inordinatus genome contains these proteins:
- a CDS encoding ribbon-helix-helix domain-containing protein, with protein MAKISVEMPDELLADLDEHVGDGGKFVNRSDAIRASVRKTLDVLDEIDQRHGRLEDE; from the coding sequence ATGGCCAAGATAAGCGTCGAGATGCCCGACGAACTGCTCGCTGACTTAGACGAACACGTCGGAGACGGCGGGAAGTTCGTCAACCGAAGCGACGCCATCCGGGCGTCGGTTCGCAAGACGTTGGACGTGCTAGACGAGATAGATCAGCGTCACGGACGACTCGAGGATGAGTGA